A window of the Danio aesculapii chromosome 10, fDanAes4.1, whole genome shotgun sequence genome harbors these coding sequences:
- the cfap298 gene encoding cilia- and flagella-associated protein 298: MVQLHVKRGDESQFLFNTTVDVQIETLTQQICEIYNARLKVDRICSEIPELADHGISLPPNMQGLTDDQIVELKLKDEWEERCIPSGGAEFKKDEIGRRNGHAPNEKMKDVLRRTMEEAKALISKKQLQANVCVTMEMVKEALDQLRGAVMIVYPMGLPPHDPIRMEIENQEDLTGTQASLQVITNEEAQLWWASKELHKGKKLQDYVGKNEKTKIIMKIQKRGQGAPAREPVVSEDEQKQMMLHYYKRQEELKKLEEADDDTHLQSEWSDRQALKRQFQGLTNIKWGPR; this comes from the exons ATGGTTCAGCTGCACGTCAAACGAGGAGACGAGAGCCAGTTTCTCTTCAACACTACAGTGGATGTGCAGATTGAGACGCTGACCCAGCAGATCTGCGAGATCTACAATGCAAGACTGAAAGTGGACAGAATCTGCTCTG AAATCCCAGAGCTGGCAGATCATGGCATCTCTCTTCCACCAAATATGCAAGGCCTGACCGATGATCAGATCGTGGAGCTCAAACTGAAGGATGAATGGGAAGAGCGATGCATTCCCAGCGGTGGTGCCGAGTTTAAGAAGGATGAGATCGGACGTCGAAATGGACACG CCCCAAACGAGAAGATGAAAGATGTTTTGCGAAGAACAATGGAGGAAGCCAAGGCTTTAATTTCAAAA AAACAACTGCAAGCAAACGTCTGTGTTACCATGGAAATGGTGAAAGAAGCTCTGGACCAGCTGAGAGGAGCTGTGATGATAGTTTACCCAATGGGACTCCCTCCACATGATCCAATAAGAATGGAGATTGAAAATCAAGAAGATCTTACTGGAACGCAG GCCTCATTACAGGTGATCACCAATGAAGAGGCTCAGCTGTGGTGGGCATCCAAGGAACTGCACAAGGGCAAAAAGCTGCAGGATTATGTTgggaaaaatgaaaaaacaaaaattataatgaaaattCAAAAA CGGGGCCAGGGCGCACCTGCCAGAGAACCAGTAGTGAGTGAAGATGAACAAAAACAGATGATGCTGCACTATTACAAGAGACAGGAAGAACTGAAA AAGCTAGAGGAAGCAGATGATGACACACACCTTCAGTCAGAGTGGTCGGACAGACAGGCCCTAAAGAGACAATTTCAGGGACTTACAAATATCAAATGGGGCCcaagatag
- the si:dkey-18a10.3 gene encoding heat shock factor protein translates to MKNVPAFVSKLWTLVEAQATNHLICWSQDGCSFLVQDEQRFSKEVLPFYFKHSNMTSFVRQLNMYGFHKVLHVDSGLPKTDSQLNCVEFQHEDFQRDQPHLLGLIRRKVSVSRGVEEGGQMSQVIVQVRHFRGWQDSSDLKLKALCRDNESLWRELDTLRQNYQQQHKIIRKIIKFIINSVQLNGIKGCKRRLPMIDNSGEFQSAPKYARSIGVNSTLTTSCLQEIPSLQELDVSSADVYSNGMIISDITHLLDPTPELNRGCMTECLPEILPTFSPPASPMPSVDLGLSFLDDPVVLESEEIAQERNDVCDPLTLIDSSLEAIRSCSPPSPPDLDNFSKILSPGCHISAAKLTESKQESQNEENTVTHQRSLQQNTDLQQEHCDDDDDGEFSDILPSLLQLAQEASSLSFSNTTLPLEIPFVI, encoded by the exons atgaaaaacgTCCCAGCGTTTGTCAGCAAACTTTGGACACTTGTAGAGGCTCAGGCAACAAATCACCTGATCTGCTGGAGCCAA GATGGCTGTAGCTTTCTTGTCCAAGATGAGCAGCGGTTCAGCAAAGAAGTCCTGCCCTTTTACTTTAAACACAGCAACATGACCAGCTTTGTGCGCCAACTCAACATGT ATGGCTTCCACAAAGTGTTGCATGTAGACTCCGGCTTGCCTAAAACTGACAGTCAACTTAACTGCGTTGAGTTTCAGCACGAGGACTTCCAGAGAGATCAGCCTCATCTGCTGGGCCTCATCCGCAGGAAG GTTTCTGTTAGCCGTGGGGTTGAGGAAGGAGGCCAAATGTCTCAGGTAATCGTTCAGGTTAGACATTTCAGAGGTTGGCAAGACTCCTCAGACCTCAAACTCAAGGCTTTGTGCAG GGATAACGAGAGCTTATGGAGAGAATTGGACACATTAAGACAGAACTACCAGCAGCAGCACAAAATCATACGCAAG attataaAATTCATCATCAACAGCGTACAATTAAATGGGATCAAAGGTTGCAAACGGAGACT CCCTATGATCGACAATTCTGGAGAATTTCAGTCTGCACCAAAATATGCGCGCTCGATTGGTGTGAACTCCACCCTGACAACTTCATGCCTCCAAGAGATCCCCTCGCTGCAAGAG CTGGATGTGTCATCCGCTGACGTGTACTCCAATGGCATGATCATCTCTGACATCACACACCTGCTGGATCCCACACCTGAGCTGAACAG AGGTTGCATGACTGAATGCCTTCCTGAAATTCTCCCCACATTCTCACCTCCCGCCTCTCCTATGCCCTCCGTGGACCTGGGACTGTCTTTTCTGGATGACCCAGTTGTCCTGGAGTCTGAGGAAATAGCCCAGGAAAG AAATGATGTTTGTGACCCACTGACGCTTATTGACTCCAGTTTAGAAGCCATCCGCTCCTGCTCGCCACCATCACCACCAGACCTGGACAATTTCAGCAAG ATTCTCAGTCCTGGCTGCCACATTTCTGCTGCTAAACTAACCGAGAGCAAGCAGGAAAGCCAGAATGAAGAAAACAcag TTACACATCAGAGAAGCTTGCAACAAAACACAGACCTGCAGCAAGAGCActgtgacgatgatgatgatggagagtTTTCGGATATTTTGCCGTCCCTGCTGCAGCTGGCACAAGAAGCTTCAAGCCTTTCCTTTAGCAACACTACACTGCCCTTAGAGATCCCTTTTGTCATCTAA